TGCTCAGACTGACGCCCCACTGCCGGATCTCCTCGGACGAGGTCATGATCGCAGCGATCGAATGTCCCCGCTCACGCGCCTTCTGCGCGCAGGCGATCAACATTGAGCCCTCGCCAATGAATGCACAACGCAACTGAGTCTGCTCCGCGCTCATGACGCCCCCTTCCGCCGGATCTGCGCAACGAGCGTGGTCAGCACGCGCCCCGGGCCCACCTCTTCGAGGTCTGGCCCAGGCTGCTGCAGCAAGTATTGGACAGACTCCTCCCATCGCACCGGGGAGGTGATTTGCTCGACGAGCAACCGCTTGAGCGCGCCCGGCGGGTACGGCTTGGCCTCGACGTTCGAGATGACGGGAATGCGGGGTGACGAGAGGACGAAATCCTCAAGGAACGACTCGAACTCCTGTCTGGCTTCATGCATGTAGCGGGAATGGAAGGCTGCACTCACGGGCAGTCGTTTGAAGCCTCGCACGCCCACACGGGTGAAGACGGCCTCGGCCTGCGCGAGGGATTCGACCGGTCCAGAGAGCACCTGCTGCTCCGGCGCGTTGAGATTGGCGAGATCAATCTCCTCCAGTTTCGCTTCGCGCAACACTTCGCGCACCCGCGCAGCCGACAGACCGATGACCGCGGCCATGCCTCCGTCCCGAGCCTTGGCCATCACCGCAGCCCGGCGCTGCACAAGCCGCAGTCCCGTGATGAAGTCAAATGCACCTGCGGCGAAGAGCGCGTTGTACTCCCCGAGGCTGTGTCCGGCGACCAACTCGGGCCGCTGGCCTGTCTCGCGCACCTTCTTGAGGTACGCAAGGGCATTCACGACGTACAATGCCGGTTGCGTCCAGGCCGTCTGATTGAGCTTTCGATCCCGGTCCTCAAGGCACAGCTCGCGGACCGACCAGCCGAGAACGGCATCAGCGGCGGCGAGTTCGTCTGGAGCGCCGTTGAACAGCTCTGTTCCCATCCCCACATGCTGAGAACCCTGCCCCGGAAAAATCTGGATCCGCATCTCCGCGCCGTTATACCACCCCCCGCTTAGGCAGGTGACTATCTCTCTCAGCGAAACGAACCGCCAGCCTCCGCAGTCTCCACGCAGAAAGCAATGAGATCAGCACGGCGAGCCCAAGCTCCAACAGCTCAGGTTGTGCCACGCCGACAAGCCCCCGCTCCACCCAGGAGTCGGTGGACAGGTGGATCAGAGAAGCAACCCGTGCCGCGACGACGGCGATTACCACGGTAACGGCCAGGAACACGAAGCTCAAAAATTCAGCGACGCAAGAGACCAGGTAGGCCGCAGGCGTGGGTTCGGACGCGAACGGCAGCGACGCGCGAGAGAGCTGCTCCGCCGAGCCTTGAGCCGCCTCCATCGCGGTGAATGGCGCTTGGCCGACCGCCTTCCAATCCGGAACTTGGGCTGAAGCAGCCTGGGCGTTCAACCTTCGCGCCACGCGACGGACGCTGCGCTTGAAGAACCTTCGTAGTTCAGACGCAACACCAAATTCCGGGTGAAGCAAAAACAACACTTCCTCCAGGCGGCGCAGTTGCTGGCATGCACGGAGGACGGCCGAGTCGAAGACGATGGGGTGGCGCTGCATCGTCGACAGGACGGTCTCGAAGAGGGCACCGAAGGAGCGGGAGTCGCTCGGCAGCGTCTCCACCTCCGCCCGCTGGGCCCAAGCGCGGATCTCCCTCGAGACAACCTTCTTGAGCTGGTTGGGTTCGAGCGGTGGCAAGGGCTCGGCCAGTCTGAGCAGCGGAAAGAACGCCCCCTCATACGAGCGCCGAAGCAGGGCATGAAGCAAGAAGTGGAAGGCCTCCGAGCGGGGCACCCCGAGCTCGAGCGGAAGAGCGAATGGCTCGAAGCGGTAGCAAAACTTATTCTCCCCGAGCAAGATGATGTCCTTTGTCCCCTGCGCGGGAACGAGCGTCCGGGCCTCCACAAGCTGGCGCATGAACGCCCTCCAGAGCCGACCCGCCAGCACCTCGGGATCCGTCTGGTTCATCTCAAACCAAGCTTCGGGACCTCCCCTGTCCATCCCCCGGGCCTCAACCTCCGCCAACGTGGGACCCTCTACCCGTTGGGCCACCAGCACCTCGGCGCAGCAAAGCTGCCGGTAGACGCGAGGGTAGCTCGCGCCCGGATAGCACCGCACCTGCTTGCGCAGCGCGCGCATCGCATGCGCTTGGATGCGAAAATCCAGCCCGTCGCGCAGGGAGGCGCGCAGCTCGCGCATCAATCTCTCCCAGGGCGCGTATTGAAGACCGCGCGCGCGGCTCAGCCGCGCGAAGAAGAACTCCATCTCCTTGAGCGCATCGTTCAACTGGCTCTCGGCGTCCGGACGGCGGACGACCACCCAAACGGGCCCCCCCCCCCTCTTCAGTGTGGCCGTGTGCAACTGCCCGAAGACGGAGATGCGCACCGGCCGCTCATCGAAATCCTCGAGCCGCTGCGCCAGGAGATTCCCGAGCGCGCTCACGA
This genomic window from Stigmatella ashevillena contains:
- a CDS encoding AarF/UbiB family protein, whose amino-acid sequence is MKIAGEGPPASKTRRRIRELVRRRSIRELVRMLQRAKQRPAHAAQQGVKVRQRLEALGGYWHRAREVLASRLDVFPKEFCRELEGPVEGSDARPMNDARAVVVSALGNLLAQRLEDFDERPVRISVFGQLHTATLKRGGGPVWVVVRRPDAESQLNDALKEMEFFFARLSRARGLQYAPWERLMRELRASLRDGLDFRIQAHAMRALRKQVRCYPGASYPRVYRQLCCAEVLVAQRVEGPTLAEVEARGMDRGGPEAWFEMNQTDPEVLAGRLWRAFMRQLVEARTLVPAQGTKDIILLGENKFCYRFEPFALPLELGVPRSEAFHFLLHALLRRSYEGAFFPLLRLAEPLPPLEPNQLKKVVSREIRAWAQRAEVETLPSDSRSFGALFETVLSTMQRHPIVFDSAVLRACQQLRRLEEVLFLLHPEFGVASELRRFFKRSVRRVARRLNAQAASAQVPDWKAVGQAPFTAMEAAQGSAEQLSRASLPFASEPTPAAYLVSCVAEFLSFVFLAVTVVIAVVAARVASLIHLSTDSWVERGLVGVAQPELLELGLAVLISLLSAWRLRRLAVRFAERDSHLPKRGVV
- the fabD gene encoding ACP S-malonyltransferase translates to MRIQIFPGQGSQHVGMGTELFNGAPDELAAADAVLGWSVRELCLEDRDRKLNQTAWTQPALYVVNALAYLKKVRETGQRPELVAGHSLGEYNALFAAGAFDFITGLRLVQRRAAVMAKARDGGMAAVIGLSAARVREVLREAKLEEIDLANLNAPEQQVLSGPVESLAQAEAVFTRVGVRGFKRLPVSAAFHSRYMHEARQEFESFLEDFVLSSPRIPVISNVEAKPYPPGALKRLLVEQITSPVRWEESVQYLLQQPGPDLEEVGPGRVLTTLVAQIRRKGAS